The stretch of DNA GGTCCCTATTCTGTTTCTGTGTTTCCCAGTTCCTTTTTTTTCTGTGGATGCACCTCACTGCTACGTGTAGATAGTGCTGAAAAATATCTTATGTTCCCAAAGCCAACGAGGAAATATCTTTTCGTCCTATTACCTGCTAGTTCTAGCGTTCAAACGTTTGGCATTTCATTTCAACATATACATTGTGATTCTGGTTTAAGGTGATCAAACTGTGAAGGTGCATTTTCCTTTACTAGTGCAGTAGTTAGGTGTGTATCATTTCGAAAAATGTTGCATGGTGAACACATACTGGCCTGTTGGTAGATGTGGTACCATTAATTCAACATATACTGTCTATAAAGCATTGGAACTTGGAATGTAGTGGTGACTGTTATGATTGGGATAGTCTTTCAAGTGAGAAGAGCTAAAGAGTTGAGTGTGTTGGCCCCTTCACCATGTTCAGGAGTGGGCAAAATACCAGTCACTTTACTGTGTTAGATCACATGGAACACAACTGCATCATGTAAAGGTATTATATTGATAACTCTTAGCCAGCCCCGGTTGTTTGCTGGTGCAAAGGGTCTTTGAGCCATATGGACAGCCTAGCCATGTTGTCGACACCGTTCATCTAGAATTGCAGTGGCGAGTGGGTAATGATCAATCTGATGTAGCATAGGGTGAATAGGTTGTGTGTTGTGTTCTAATTTCTCACTCTCCCTTGCAGATGAGAGATTTGTTTGCACCATTCCCTGTTTTTGTCAGTACAATGATACACAGCTCCACATGTTTGATAAAAAAATGTGAGGCCCAATATCACATTTCGATGTGTCCCTGCAGAGAATTATGAACCTTTTAGTGTACCATTGCAAAGTGCCCTTCAGGAATACATAATGTGTCAGTCCCCTATTTTGTTTATATGCGATTCAATATTGAAATAAAACTGACTGAAACATTCTGCAGGTACGAGGATAAATATGTTATAGGCTCTAGAGAAAGTGAATTTGCTATCCTTAAGGACCTAATCATCAACAAAGAGGGAGATATTTCTCACCGGGCTGTCATCTCAATTTTGGGGGAGCGTGGCATTGGAAAGACTACACTTGCAAAAAAGCTGTACAATGACCCAGATATCATAAAACACTTTGAGGTCCATGCATGGGTATGTCTTCCACCACATATCAGGTTCAGGGAGTACATTGAGATTATGTACATGCAGGTCAGCTCACAGGTTCCAGAAACTCCTGAGGAAAATGATAGTACAATATTTGCACCTGGTAACGAAGAAACCACCGATATGGAATTCAAACTTTGGCAGAACCTTGAGAACAGGAGGTACCTAGTTGTTCTTGATGGTTTAGTTAGCATTAGTGACTGGAACTCATTATTTGCTGTGCTGCCAGATACCAATTGCAGCAGGATCTTACTCACCACACATCTCAATGTGAAGGAAATCAATCACATTGACCCACAGATAGCTCCCATTAAGCTTCCTTATCTTGACGAAAAACATGGAGAGGAGTTATTTTGTCAACGAGTTTTTGGGACAATAGAACCTCCAGAAATTTATAGGAGCAAGGGTTACTATAAAAAAGTTCACAGTATATCAACAGGTCTACCCCTGGCAATTACTGTGCTTGCAGGAATACTAAGATCAAAGTTGTTTCCCATGGAGTGGGATGTCATATTCGAACAACTCGAGTCCAATGGCCAACCAAAACCAGTTagaagcatatggtatttggCTTTTGATGACTTGCCACACTACCTTAAGTCATGTTTCCTATACTTCGCGTCTGTTTCAGAAAATGTCATTCTTTACCCAGATCGTTTGGTGCGTCTGTGGATTGCTGAAGGTTTTGTTATGCCAAAGAAGGCAGAAACGCTGGAGGATGTTGGGTTTGACTATCTCAAAGAACTGGTCTCAAGAGGGTTAGTCCAGGTCATGGAGAAGGATGCTGGTGGATCCATCAAGCTGGTAGCCATCCACAATCTGCTCCATGCTTTTGTGGAGTCTGAAGCACAGGACTCTAGTTTCCTTGAAATCCATCATCATGCTAATGTTGTAAATCCAAATGCAGTGCGGCGCCTTGCCATACAAAACTATGTGGATGGATATGTCCACATACCTAATGCGTTCCCAAAGCTGCGTTCTCTTCTCTGTGATTTTGCAGAAGATCAACGCAGTAGCTCAAGCTCTGGAGAGCTGCAACCTCAGTCATTATGGGGCAATCTTGCAGAGTTGTGTTCAAGAGCCTGTGGTATTTCGGAGAATGTTAGCTCAAACACATTGCATGGACTCCACTTCTTACAGGGCTCCAGATTTCTACGAGTTGTTGACCTAAACGGTCTTAAGATgcaaaagctgccagatgtgaTCGGCAACATAATCCACTTGAGGTACCTTGGCATTAGGAACAGCAACTTGGAGGAACTCCCCTCATCCATCTATAAGCTTGACAATCTCCAGACATTGGACGTAAGGAAAACAAACGTGGGGAAAACTGTCGATGAGTTTTGGGACATCGAAGCACTACGGCATGTGCTTGCTGAGAAAATGCTTTTGCCCGATTGTTCAGTTCCCTTGAATAATTTGATGACACTCAACGGTGTGGTGCCTTGTAGTTTGTGGGATGAAAAGAACTGCCCCTTGAACAATATGATTTATCTCCGATCATTGTCTATGTCTGGCATTTCAGCAGCCCATACTACCGCACTTTCAGCAGCTCTAAGGAAAATGGAATTCCTTTTGTACCTGAACTTGTCAGGT from Sorghum bicolor cultivar BTx623 chromosome 8, Sorghum_bicolor_NCBIv3, whole genome shotgun sequence encodes:
- the LOC8065253 gene encoding disease resistance protein RPM1 isoform X1 — encoded protein: MADAGVTGVVAKLGELAAEEATALLRVDAEIRALRRKLAYLQALVRGADRQRRGRASELLLLWLRETREVAFEVEDAVDEFHLRVEACRLGARWRRRRRWWWGWHRDAVSLVQALTTQLFFSNQYNSKDLLIFWANKCVLSPVLSIFVRHGLSNQISKINERIEELNQNKETYQIESSPSEIWSYASVEVDPEWYEDKYVIGSRESEFAILKDLIINKEGDISHRAVISILGERGIGKTTLAKKLYNDPDIIKHFEVHAWVCLPPHIRFREYIEIMYMQVSSQVPETPEENDSTIFAPGNEETTDMEFKLWQNLENRRYLVVLDGLVSISDWNSLFAVLPDTNCSRILLTTHLNVKEINHIDPQIAPIKLPYLDEKHGEELFCQRVFGTIEPPEIYRSKGYYKKVHSISTGLPLAITVLAGILRSKLFPMEWDVIFEQLESNGQPKPVRSIWYLAFDDLPHYLKSCFLYFASVSENVILYPDRLVRLWIAEGFVMPKKAETLEDVGFDYLKELVSRGLVQVMEKDAGGSIKLVAIHNLLHAFVESEAQDSSFLEIHHHANVVNPNAVRRLAIQNYVDGYVHIPNAFPKLRSLLCDFAEDQRSSSSSGELQPQSLWGNLAELCSRACGISENVSSNTLHGLHFLQGSRFLRVVDLNGLKMQKLPDVIGNIIHLRYLGIRNSNLEELPSSIYKLDNLQTLDVRKTNVGKTVDEFWDIEALRHVLAEKMLLPDCSVPLNNLMTLNGVVPCSLWDEKNCPLNNMIYLRSLSMSGISAAHTTALSAALRKMEFLLYLNLSGEFLPSNMFTTSSMRRLQVLILHGKLQGINDLPNDRYVLPNLTMLYLHKSEVSQHFVHKLATLPCLVEMELSAVSYSETTLFFDGFLSLARLKLEKVSMLKELVIGEGAMPMLSIISMYDCDSLKAFKALNGLEHLQEVAIYNMPEIVDNIKLQDEKLFSKIKCLTIPTIVTDRGGFPGRFVRMLDQLDHVVRVTVASESRCSDM
- the LOC8065253 gene encoding disease resistance protein RPM1 isoform X2; the encoded protein is MADAGVTGVVAKLGELAAEEATALLRVDAEIRALRRKLAYLQALVRGADRQRRGRASELLLLWLRETREVAFEVEDAVDEFHLRVEACRLGARWRRRRRWWWGWHRDAVSLVQALTTQYNSKDLLIFWANKCVLSPVLSIFVRHGLSNQISKINERIEELNQNKETYQIESSPSEIWSYASVEVDPEWYEDKYVIGSRESEFAILKDLIINKEGDISHRAVISILGERGIGKTTLAKKLYNDPDIIKHFEVHAWVCLPPHIRFREYIEIMYMQVSSQVPETPEENDSTIFAPGNEETTDMEFKLWQNLENRRYLVVLDGLVSISDWNSLFAVLPDTNCSRILLTTHLNVKEINHIDPQIAPIKLPYLDEKHGEELFCQRVFGTIEPPEIYRSKGYYKKVHSISTGLPLAITVLAGILRSKLFPMEWDVIFEQLESNGQPKPVRSIWYLAFDDLPHYLKSCFLYFASVSENVILYPDRLVRLWIAEGFVMPKKAETLEDVGFDYLKELVSRGLVQVMEKDAGGSIKLVAIHNLLHAFVESEAQDSSFLEIHHHANVVNPNAVRRLAIQNYVDGYVHIPNAFPKLRSLLCDFAEDQRSSSSSGELQPQSLWGNLAELCSRACGISENVSSNTLHGLHFLQGSRFLRVVDLNGLKMQKLPDVIGNIIHLRYLGIRNSNLEELPSSIYKLDNLQTLDVRKTNVGKTVDEFWDIEALRHVLAEKMLLPDCSVPLNNLMTLNGVVPCSLWDEKNCPLNNMIYLRSLSMSGISAAHTTALSAALRKMEFLLYLNLSGEFLPSNMFTTSSMRRLQVLILHGKLQGINDLPNDRYVLPNLTMLYLHKSEVSQHFVHKLATLPCLVEMELSAVSYSETTLFFDGFLSLARLKLEKVSMLKELVIGEGAMPMLSIISMYDCDSLKAFKALNGLEHLQEVAIYNMPEIVDNIKLQDEKLFSKIKCLTIPTIVTDRGGFPGRFVRMLDQLDHVVRVTVASESRCSDM
- the LOC8065253 gene encoding disease resistance protein RPM1 isoform X3, which translates into the protein MADAGVTGVVAKLGELAAEEATALLRVDAEIRALRRKLAYLQALVRGADRQRRGRASELLLLWLRETREVAFEVEDAVDEFHLRVEACRLGARWRRRRRWWWGWHRDAVSLVQALTTQIFVRHGLSNQISKINERIEELNQNKETYQIESSPSEIWSYASVEVDPEWYEDKYVIGSRESEFAILKDLIINKEGDISHRAVISILGERGIGKTTLAKKLYNDPDIIKHFEVHAWVCLPPHIRFREYIEIMYMQVSSQVPETPEENDSTIFAPGNEETTDMEFKLWQNLENRRYLVVLDGLVSISDWNSLFAVLPDTNCSRILLTTHLNVKEINHIDPQIAPIKLPYLDEKHGEELFCQRVFGTIEPPEIYRSKGYYKKVHSISTGLPLAITVLAGILRSKLFPMEWDVIFEQLESNGQPKPVRSIWYLAFDDLPHYLKSCFLYFASVSENVILYPDRLVRLWIAEGFVMPKKAETLEDVGFDYLKELVSRGLVQVMEKDAGGSIKLVAIHNLLHAFVESEAQDSSFLEIHHHANVVNPNAVRRLAIQNYVDGYVHIPNAFPKLRSLLCDFAEDQRSSSSSGELQPQSLWGNLAELCSRACGISENVSSNTLHGLHFLQGSRFLRVVDLNGLKMQKLPDVIGNIIHLRYLGIRNSNLEELPSSIYKLDNLQTLDVRKTNVGKTVDEFWDIEALRHVLAEKMLLPDCSVPLNNLMTLNGVVPCSLWDEKNCPLNNMIYLRSLSMSGISAAHTTALSAALRKMEFLLYLNLSGEFLPSNMFTTSSMRRLQVLILHGKLQGINDLPNDRYVLPNLTMLYLHKSEVSQHFVHKLATLPCLVEMELSAVSYSETTLFFDGFLSLARLKLEKVSMLKELVIGEGAMPMLSIISMYDCDSLKAFKALNGLEHLQEVAIYNMPEIVDNIKLQDEKLFSKIKCLTIPTIVTDRGGFPGRFVRMLDQLDHVVRVTVASESRCSDM